The Panicum hallii strain FIL2 chromosome 9, PHallii_v3.1, whole genome shotgun sequence genome has a window encoding:
- the LOC112877513 gene encoding BEL1-like homeodomain protein 4 isoform X2, giving the protein MGIAAPPSQPGQTTTYVSQPTKSSAAISGRPATASSMSHSQGFHQGSSGVFGYSSDGFDRPDSSQDHPQQHVAQQSRRDKLRVQGFDPAAAAGHGLLPIDGDEHAEPGAMYEHAAAAAGASNMLSEMFNFPAPPSGPSATELLASQMNANYRFGLRQGPGGVGGLSGDGGWFGAGAAGRAGLVLGGANMGSLGETSSPKQQGSMAGLATDPAAAMQLFLMNPQQSRSSPTSPQPSDVQQHHEAFQAFGGAAAPFGGGGGAGGVVEGQGLSLSLSPSLQQLEMAKQAEELRVRDGVLYFNRQQQGPSVQQQQQLPMALHGQVGALGQQLHVGYGPAGVAGVLRNSKYTRAAQELLEEFCSVGRGQIKGGARSGRGASASNPSAGKGGGGASSSGAAQSPSSASKEPPQLSPADRFEHQRKKAKLISMLDEVDRRYNHYCDQMQMVVNFFDSVMGFGAATPYTALAQKAMSRHFRCLKDAIASQLRHTCELLGEKDAGTSSGLTKGETPRLRAIDQSLRQQRAFHHMGMMEQEAWRPQRGLPERSVNILRSWLFEHFLHPYPSDADKHLLARQTGLSRNQVSNWFINARVRLWKPMIEEMYQQECRELEGSSAGGGGPESGNDPSGADDTHSPTTTGAVAVQQLSQQQQQQHGTAAPGMMPHKPDPGAAGPSAADAAFVGIDPVELLGGDAHVGGGADDLYGRFEPGVRMRYGPGATGAAAGDVSLTLGLQHAGAGNAGPDGTDRFSLRDYSGC; this is encoded by the exons ATGGGCATAGCGGCGCCACCATCTCAGCCGGGCCAGACCACCACGTACGTGAGCCAACCCACCAAGAGCAGCGCAGCGATCTCCGGCCGCCCGGCCACCGCGAGTTCTATGTCCCACTCCCAGGGATTCCACCAGGGCAGCAGCGGCGTCTTCGgctactcctccgatggcttcGACCGCCCGGACTCCAGCCAGGACCACCCGCAGCAGCACGTGGCGCAGCAGAGCCGCCGCGACAAGCTGAGGGTGCAGGGGTTCGACCCGGCAGCCGCCGCCGGGCACGGCCTGCTCCCCATCGATGGCGACGAGCACGCCGAGCCAGGGGCCATGTACGAgcacgcggccgccgccgcgggcgcaTCCAACATGCTCTCCGAGATGTTCAACttccccgcgccgccgtcggGGCCCTCCGCCACCGAGCTGCTGGCCAGCCAGATGAACGCCAATTACCGCTTCGGGCTGCGGCAGGGGCCCGGAGGGGTGGGCGGCTTgtccggcgacggcggttggtttggggccggcgcggcgggccgTGCTGGCTTGGTCCTCGGTGGGGCCAACATGGGGTCGTTAGGTGAAACGTCCTCCCCGAAGCAGCAAGGCAGCATGGCTGGCCTGGCCACCGACCCGGCCGCCGCGATGCAGCTCTTCTTGATGAACCCGCAGCAGTCGAGATCGTCGCCGACGTCGCCGCAGCCGTCGGACGTCCAGCAACACCACGAGGCGTTCCAGGCattcggcggcgcggcggccccgttcggcggcggcggcggggccggcggcgtcgtGGAAGGGCAGGGCCTGTCCCTCTCGCTGTCGCCGTCGCTGCAGCAGCTGGAGATGGCGAAGCAGGCCGAGGAGCTAAGGGTCCGGGACGGCGTGCTCTACTTCAACCGGCAGCAGCAGGGCCCGTcggtgcagcagcagcagcagctgccgATGGCATTGCACGGCCAGGTGGGCGCGCTGGGGCAGCAGCTGCACGTGGGCTACGGCCCCGCCGGCGTCGCGGGCGTGCTGCGCAACTCCAAGTACACCCGCGCGGCGCAggagctcctggaggagttctgCAGCGTGGGGCGCGGGCAGATCAAGGGCGGCGCGCGCAGCGGGCGCGGGGCCTCGGCGTCCAACCCTAGCGcgggcaagggcggcggcggcgcctccaGCTCCGGCGCCGCGCAGTCCCCGTCGTCGGCGTCCAAGGAGCCCCCGCAGCTGTCCCCCGCCGACCGGTTCGAGCACCAGCGCAAGAAGGCCAAGCTCATCTCCATGCTCGACGAG GTGGACCGTCGGTACAACCACTACTGCGACCAGATGCAGATGGTGGTGAACTTCTTCGACTCGGTGATGGGGTTCGGCGCGGCGACCCCGTACACGGCGCTGGCGCAGAAGGCCATGTCCCGGCACTTCCGGTGCCTCAAGGACGCCATCGCGTCGCAGCTGCGGCACACCTGCGAGctgctgggcgagaaggacgccGGCACCAGCTCGGGGCTCACCAAGGGGGAGACCCCGCGGCTGCGCGCCATCGACCAGAGCCTCCGCCAGCAGCGCGCCTTCCACCACATGGGCATGATGGAGCAGGAGGCGTGGCGCCCCCAGCGCGGCCTCCCCGAGCGCTCCGTCAACATCCTACGATCCTGGCTCTTCGAGCACTTCCTACACCC GTACCCGAGCGACGCCGATAAGCACCTGCTGGCGAGGCAGACGGGGCTGTCCAGGAACCAG GTCTCCAACTGGTTCATCAACGCCCGTGTCCGGCTATGGAAGCCCATGATCGAGGAGATGTACCAGCAGGAGTGCCGGGAGCTCGAGGGCtcctcggccggcggcggagggcccGAGTCCGGCAACGACCCCTCGGGCGCCGACGACACGCACTCCCCGACCACCACCGGCGCAGTAGCGGTGCAACAGCtctcgcagcagcagcagcagcagcacggcacggcggcgcccggcATGATGCCGCACAAGCCCGACCCGGGCGCCGCGGGTCCCTCGGCGGCGGACGCGGCCTTCGTCGGGATCGACCCGGTGGAGCTCCTTGGCGGCGACGCGcacgtgggcggcggcgcggacgacCTCTACGGGCGGTTCGAGCCCGGGGTGAGGATGCGGTACGGGCCCGGCGcgaccggcgccgccgccggcgacgtgtCGCTGACGCTGGGCTtgcagcacgccggcgccggcaaCGCGGGCCCCGACGGCACCGACCGGTTCTCCTTGAGAGACTATAGCGGTTGTTGA
- the LOC112877513 gene encoding BEL1-like homeodomain protein 4 isoform X1, producing MLEFRLGMEEDLSIFFSIWFLGECNSPVHRLVGFVLVLFYFWCFSLIRCRGGCCCWSAVQVVAAGGVRDRDPADDDDSGAAGMGIAAPPSQPGQTTTYVSQPTKSSAAISGRPATASSMSHSQGFHQGSSGVFGYSSDGFDRPDSSQDHPQQHVAQQSRRDKLRVQGFDPAAAAGHGLLPIDGDEHAEPGAMYEHAAAAAGASNMLSEMFNFPAPPSGPSATELLASQMNANYRFGLRQGPGGVGGLSGDGGWFGAGAAGRAGLVLGGANMGSLGETSSPKQQGSMAGLATDPAAAMQLFLMNPQQSRSSPTSPQPSDVQQHHEAFQAFGGAAAPFGGGGGAGGVVEGQGLSLSLSPSLQQLEMAKQAEELRVRDGVLYFNRQQQGPSVQQQQQLPMALHGQVGALGQQLHVGYGPAGVAGVLRNSKYTRAAQELLEEFCSVGRGQIKGGARSGRGASASNPSAGKGGGGASSSGAAQSPSSASKEPPQLSPADRFEHQRKKAKLISMLDEVDRRYNHYCDQMQMVVNFFDSVMGFGAATPYTALAQKAMSRHFRCLKDAIASQLRHTCELLGEKDAGTSSGLTKGETPRLRAIDQSLRQQRAFHHMGMMEQEAWRPQRGLPERSVNILRSWLFEHFLHPYPSDADKHLLARQTGLSRNQVSNWFINARVRLWKPMIEEMYQQECRELEGSSAGGGGPESGNDPSGADDTHSPTTTGAVAVQQLSQQQQQQHGTAAPGMMPHKPDPGAAGPSAADAAFVGIDPVELLGGDAHVGGGADDLYGRFEPGVRMRYGPGATGAAAGDVSLTLGLQHAGAGNAGPDGTDRFSLRDYSGC from the exons ATGCTGGAGTTTCGGTTGGGGATGGAGGAGGATTTGTCTATTTTTTTTTCGATTTGGTTTTTGGGAGAGTGCAATTCGCCGGTTCATCGGCTTGTTGGATTCGTTTTGGTTTTGTTTTATTTCTGGTGCTTTTCTCTGATACGATGTCGTGGTGGTTGCTGCTGCTGGTCAGCTGTGCAGGTAGTAGCTGCGGGAGGAGTTCGCGACCGGGATCCCGCCGACGATGATGACAGTGGCGCCGCCGGCATGGGCATAGCGGCGCCACCATCTCAGCCGGGCCAGACCACCACGTACGTGAGCCAACCCACCAAGAGCAGCGCAGCGATCTCCGGCCGCCCGGCCACCGCGAGTTCTATGTCCCACTCCCAGGGATTCCACCAGGGCAGCAGCGGCGTCTTCGgctactcctccgatggcttcGACCGCCCGGACTCCAGCCAGGACCACCCGCAGCAGCACGTGGCGCAGCAGAGCCGCCGCGACAAGCTGAGGGTGCAGGGGTTCGACCCGGCAGCCGCCGCCGGGCACGGCCTGCTCCCCATCGATGGCGACGAGCACGCCGAGCCAGGGGCCATGTACGAgcacgcggccgccgccgcgggcgcaTCCAACATGCTCTCCGAGATGTTCAACttccccgcgccgccgtcggGGCCCTCCGCCACCGAGCTGCTGGCCAGCCAGATGAACGCCAATTACCGCTTCGGGCTGCGGCAGGGGCCCGGAGGGGTGGGCGGCTTgtccggcgacggcggttggtttggggccggcgcggcgggccgTGCTGGCTTGGTCCTCGGTGGGGCCAACATGGGGTCGTTAGGTGAAACGTCCTCCCCGAAGCAGCAAGGCAGCATGGCTGGCCTGGCCACCGACCCGGCCGCCGCGATGCAGCTCTTCTTGATGAACCCGCAGCAGTCGAGATCGTCGCCGACGTCGCCGCAGCCGTCGGACGTCCAGCAACACCACGAGGCGTTCCAGGCattcggcggcgcggcggccccgttcggcggcggcggcggggccggcggcgtcgtGGAAGGGCAGGGCCTGTCCCTCTCGCTGTCGCCGTCGCTGCAGCAGCTGGAGATGGCGAAGCAGGCCGAGGAGCTAAGGGTCCGGGACGGCGTGCTCTACTTCAACCGGCAGCAGCAGGGCCCGTcggtgcagcagcagcagcagctgccgATGGCATTGCACGGCCAGGTGGGCGCGCTGGGGCAGCAGCTGCACGTGGGCTACGGCCCCGCCGGCGTCGCGGGCGTGCTGCGCAACTCCAAGTACACCCGCGCGGCGCAggagctcctggaggagttctgCAGCGTGGGGCGCGGGCAGATCAAGGGCGGCGCGCGCAGCGGGCGCGGGGCCTCGGCGTCCAACCCTAGCGcgggcaagggcggcggcggcgcctccaGCTCCGGCGCCGCGCAGTCCCCGTCGTCGGCGTCCAAGGAGCCCCCGCAGCTGTCCCCCGCCGACCGGTTCGAGCACCAGCGCAAGAAGGCCAAGCTCATCTCCATGCTCGACGAG GTGGACCGTCGGTACAACCACTACTGCGACCAGATGCAGATGGTGGTGAACTTCTTCGACTCGGTGATGGGGTTCGGCGCGGCGACCCCGTACACGGCGCTGGCGCAGAAGGCCATGTCCCGGCACTTCCGGTGCCTCAAGGACGCCATCGCGTCGCAGCTGCGGCACACCTGCGAGctgctgggcgagaaggacgccGGCACCAGCTCGGGGCTCACCAAGGGGGAGACCCCGCGGCTGCGCGCCATCGACCAGAGCCTCCGCCAGCAGCGCGCCTTCCACCACATGGGCATGATGGAGCAGGAGGCGTGGCGCCCCCAGCGCGGCCTCCCCGAGCGCTCCGTCAACATCCTACGATCCTGGCTCTTCGAGCACTTCCTACACCC GTACCCGAGCGACGCCGATAAGCACCTGCTGGCGAGGCAGACGGGGCTGTCCAGGAACCAG GTCTCCAACTGGTTCATCAACGCCCGTGTCCGGCTATGGAAGCCCATGATCGAGGAGATGTACCAGCAGGAGTGCCGGGAGCTCGAGGGCtcctcggccggcggcggagggcccGAGTCCGGCAACGACCCCTCGGGCGCCGACGACACGCACTCCCCGACCACCACCGGCGCAGTAGCGGTGCAACAGCtctcgcagcagcagcagcagcagcacggcacggcggcgcccggcATGATGCCGCACAAGCCCGACCCGGGCGCCGCGGGTCCCTCGGCGGCGGACGCGGCCTTCGTCGGGATCGACCCGGTGGAGCTCCTTGGCGGCGACGCGcacgtgggcggcggcgcggacgacCTCTACGGGCGGTTCGAGCCCGGGGTGAGGATGCGGTACGGGCCCGGCGcgaccggcgccgccgccggcgacgtgtCGCTGACGCTGGGCTtgcagcacgccggcgccggcaaCGCGGGCCCCGACGGCACCGACCGGTTCTCCTTGAGAGACTATAGCGGTTGTTGA